One stretch of Spirochaetota bacterium DNA includes these proteins:
- a CDS encoding GNAT family N-acetyltransferase, with translation MELILKDNLELEILPFKKAKPEELIKFWKENDIEVSPTDTIEEISKAKKFNPELFLILKDRKGICATCWGTWDGRRGYIIHLCVRRDLRNSGLGKYSILYVENLLKNKFNCYKIHLFVTKKNIKVMDFYKSIGYYERDDIIVMSKNLRK, from the coding sequence ATGGAACTTATATTAAAAGATAATTTAGAGTTAGAAATTTTACCATTTAAAAAAGCAAAACCAGAAGAACTTATAAAGTTTTGGAAAGAAAATGATATAGAGGTTAGTCCAACTGATACTATTGAAGAAATAAGTAAGGCAAAAAAATTTAATCCTGAACTTTTCCTAATATTAAAAGATAGAAAAGGAATTTGTGCAACTTGTTGGGGTACATGGGATGGAAGAAGAGGCTATATTATTCATCTCTGTGTAAGAAGAGATTTGAGAAATAGTGGTCTTGGAAAATATAGTATCTTATACGTTGAAAACTTATTAAAAAATAAATTTAATTGTTATAAAATTCATCTTTTTGTTACAAAAAAAAATATAAAAGTTATGGATTTTTATAAGAGTATAGGATATTATGAAAGAGATGATATAATAGTAATGAGTAAGAATTTAAGAAAATAA
- the hflX gene encoding GTPase HflX encodes MGNILNNQNKIFLVTIFCNTPNLNTYRGQKYEEEIREEMLELCYTASLDVVNKGDPVVIILKEINPKTFISRGNIDNIKEKIKNYKIQFLGINIDISPSQQKNLNSLFNVKVITKTEIIYEIFYRRASSSVSKIQIELANLKYIKSRLVGSYEDFDRIRGGIGIKGGAGETKLEIDRRNIDKRISLLKKKLSKIEKHFHLIYGSHRDIYTVSIVGYTNAGKSTLLNALTNADQLEEDLLFSTLEVKSKKLFFNSELSILLVDTIGFIRDLPHHLVESFKTTLLEIKYSKLLLHVVDASSEFIEDHIETVNNTLEDINCKDIPRILVFNKCDKIDPIILDNLKIKFPDSFFISAKNKTNLFELKDFLYKYFYSLKKIEKRGK; translated from the coding sequence TTGGGAAATATTTTAAATAATCAAAATAAGATTTTTCTTGTAACGATTTTTTGTAATACTCCTAATTTGAATACTTATAGAGGTCAAAAATATGAAGAAGAAATAAGGGAAGAGATGCTCGAATTGTGTTATACTGCATCCCTTGATGTTGTTAATAAAGGTGATCCTGTCGTTATAATTTTAAAAGAGATCAATCCAAAAACATTTATATCGAGAGGAAATATTGATAACATAAAAGAAAAAATAAAGAACTATAAGATTCAATTTTTGGGAATCAACATAGATATATCTCCTTCTCAACAGAAAAATTTGAATTCTTTATTTAATGTTAAAGTAATAACAAAAACAGAGATAATTTATGAGATTTTTTATAGAAGAGCATCTTCTTCTGTTTCTAAAATTCAGATAGAACTTGCAAATTTAAAATATATCAAATCAAGATTAGTTGGTTCTTATGAAGATTTTGACAGAATTAGAGGAGGAATTGGAATTAAAGGTGGTGCTGGTGAAACTAAACTTGAAATTGATAGAAGAAATATAGATAAAAGAATCTCTTTACTTAAGAAAAAATTATCAAAGATTGAAAAACATTTTCATCTTATATATGGTTCCCACAGAGATATATATACTGTTTCTATTGTTGGTTATACTAATGCAGGAAAATCGACACTATTAAATGCCTTAACTAATGCAGATCAACTCGAAGAGGATCTTTTATTTTCAACTCTTGAAGTAAAAAGCAAAAAACTCTTTTTTAATAGTGAATTGAGTATTTTGTTGGTAGATACTATTGGTTTTATTAGAGATTTACCTCATCATTTAGTTGAGTCATTTAAGACAACCCTTCTTGAAATAAAATATTCAAAACTCTTACTTCATGTTGTTGATGCATCATCTGAATTTATTGAAGATCATATTGAAACAGTTAATAACACTTTAGAAGATATAAATTGTAAAGATATACCAAGAATTTTAGTTTTTAATAAATGTGATAAAATAGATCCTATTATATTAGATAATCTTAAAATAAAGTTTCCTGATTCTTTTTTTATTTCAGCTAAAAATAAAACTAATTTATTTGAATTAAAAGACTTTCTTTATAAGTATTTTTATTCATTAAAAAAAATAGAGAAAAGAGGTAAATAA